In the uncultured Methanobrevibacter sp. genome, one interval contains:
- a CDS encoding DUF2070 family protein, with protein sequence MSSMSSVAGLSKFIKTLPKTKYSIIGMIVISFVMSSCYYLIEQTSGNGILTDIIFGGLFGLFVYGFPSIMSGALNQQAISAFNGINLKIKHSMFLSGLSMTFLTLVIIIGGIITVITKWELFLNSMLFGCVLIYGFNTLVFWATSKVRFSVAATVGLIQPVLILAMYILIDFLVADTSFMGSEILQITLKAIIAAVIFVLAIYAFIKVIASPFKKNLGIGVLDLLSLFIAHMNEGSNLLEGQFENMSEAIDTVVTFVSFKTQQGIKALFISPSVHPGPLGDLGGSNMPTILANRFDHFTMVAHGPSTHDFNPIAVSEIDKIENTVKKGLNHVDYSEYGSKFLRYKYEKANIGVQFFNNGMVILSTFAPEAVDDIEFGVGLTMMAQSRSRCNVNDSIIVDCHNSFTAESGEVLPGNAEVFHLIGVIDEINPNQEKFDIKVGCYENNMDTLDKQEGVGESGIKTMIVEVDGQRAAYILFDANNMEKGFRQEIIDAIKDFEIDEIEVMTTDTHTVNTISRGYNPIGIAKREEIIEYVKESIVEAINDLEKVEVGTGTEKIENLITFGPKNSTELISTISSVVAVSKIIAPVLLITSLLIVFMWIFFGGL encoded by the coding sequence ATGTCAAGTATGAGCAGTGTTGCAGGATTATCCAAATTTATTAAAACACTTCCAAAAACTAAATATTCAATCATTGGAATGATTGTAATTAGTTTTGTTATGAGCAGTTGTTATTATCTGATTGAACAAACATCAGGTAATGGAATACTAACTGACATAATATTCGGAGGCCTGTTTGGTTTATTTGTTTATGGATTTCCTTCAATAATGAGTGGTGCGCTTAACCAACAAGCAATAAGTGCTTTTAATGGAATAAATTTAAAAATAAAACATTCAATGTTTTTATCCGGTCTTTCCATGACCTTTTTAACATTAGTAATTATTATCGGAGGAATTATCACAGTAATTACTAAATGGGAATTATTTTTAAATTCAATGTTATTCGGCTGTGTATTAATTTACGGATTCAATACACTAGTATTTTGGGCAACTTCAAAAGTTAGATTTTCAGTTGCAGCCACAGTAGGTTTAATCCAGCCTGTTCTTATATTAGCCATGTATATCCTAATTGATTTTTTAGTTGCTGACACAAGTTTTATGGGCTCAGAAATATTGCAGATAACTTTAAAAGCAATAATTGCTGCTGTTATATTTGTATTAGCGATTTATGCATTTATTAAGGTCATTGCATCTCCATTCAAGAAAAATTTAGGCATAGGCGTATTGGATTTATTGAGTCTGTTTATTGCACATATGAATGAAGGATCAAATTTACTTGAAGGCCAGTTTGAAAACATGAGTGAAGCTATTGATACAGTTGTCACATTCGTCAGTTTTAAAACGCAACAGGGAATTAAAGCATTATTCATTTCACCATCAGTTCACCCCGGACCTCTTGGAGATTTAGGTGGTTCAAATATGCCTACAATTCTTGCAAACAGATTTGATCATTTCACAATGGTAGCTCATGGCCCATCAACACACGATTTTAACCCAATTGCAGTTTCTGAAATAGATAAAATTGAGAATACCGTGAAAAAAGGCCTAAATCATGTAGACTATTCCGAATATGGAAGTAAATTTTTAAGATACAAATATGAAAAAGCCAACATAGGCGTGCAGTTCTTCAATAACGGAATGGTAATCTTGTCCACATTCGCCCCTGAGGCAGTGGATGATATTGAATTTGGTGTTGGACTTACTATGATGGCTCAAAGTAGAAGCAGATGTAATGTCAACGATTCCATTATTGTAGACTGCCACAATTCATTTACCGCTGAAAGTGGAGAAGTGCTTCCAGGAAATGCTGAGGTGTTCCATCTTATTGGAGTCATTGATGAAATCAATCCTAATCAAGAAAAATTTGACATCAAAGTGGGCTGCTATGAAAATAACATGGACACCCTTGATAAACAGGAAGGAGTAGGTGAAAGCGGTATCAAAACAATGATTGTTGAAGTTGACGGTCAAAGAGCAGCATATATCCTATTTGATGCCAATAATATGGAAAAAGGATTCAGGCAAGAGATTATCGATGCTATAAAAGATTTTGAAATCGATGAAATTGAAGTGATGACTACAGATACCCATACTGTCAATACTATTTCAAGAGGCTACAATCCAATTGGTATAGCAAAACGAGAAGAAATCATTGAATATGTAAAAGAAAGTATTGTAGAAGCAATAAATGATTTGGAAAAAGTTGAAGTTGGAACTGGAACTGAAAAAATAGAAAATCTTATTACATTCGGTCCTAAAAATTCAACCGAACTAATATCAACAATCAGTTCAGTTGTGGCCGTCAGTAAAATAATAGCTCCAGTTTTGTTAATTACTTCATTATTAATAGTATTTATGTGGATTTTCTTTGGCGGATTATAA
- the rqcH gene encoding ribosome rescue protein RqcH — protein MKSMSNVDVYTISDELNKMLSGARVDKSFQPTKDIVVMRFHVPGTGRVDLVMQCGSRIHTSQYPLENPTTPPSFPMLLRKRIKGAHVDSIKQHNFDRVIEIKVKKDKYYTIIVELFDKGNIILLDEDNNIIQPLKRKQLSDRDISSKREYQFPEERGINPISVNEEEFKELFIEDSDIVRTLARNGLGSLYAEEIIARANNIVPVDKNTLNSEATEEQISALYKGLEDLFNNLKNDSIKPQIVKKDTKEDVVPLDLVKYNDFEKTNFKSFNEACDEFYSKKVNTTIKDIKESAWNKKVNKFEKRLRLQQETLDNFNTTIEEGQHKGEVIYSNYSTIENIINVVNTARSKDYSFKEIGKTLKKAKKDGMQEAQIYESIDKLGVLTLKIDDTSLIIDPKLTIAENAETYYEKAKKAKRKTKGALIAIENTKKQLEDIKSKKDIAMENISTPKKRVKKDLKWYEKMRWFISSEGILVVGGRDANSNENVVKKYLEPNDIYLHADIHGASSTVIKLSGNDLNDNILKESGEFAASFSSAWSKGFTSQDVFWVHPDQVSKTPEAGEFLAKGSFVIRGHRNYIRGARVKLAIGIVDYEGKRIMAGPIDAMEAHCENFVVLKPGFTKKEAIAKKIINRINEDDLLTLDDIIRVLPSGKCDIDEEYHERKKYEKY, from the coding sequence ATGAAATCTATGTCAAACGTAGATGTTTATACAATAAGTGATGAATTGAATAAAATGTTAAGTGGTGCCCGGGTCGATAAGTCATTCCAACCAACCAAAGATATTGTTGTAATGAGATTTCACGTTCCGGGAACCGGAAGAGTGGATTTGGTAATGCAATGCGGTTCCAGAATACACACCAGCCAGTATCCTCTTGAAAATCCTACCACTCCTCCCAGCTTTCCAATGCTTTTAAGAAAAAGAATAAAGGGAGCTCATGTCGACAGCATTAAACAGCATAACTTTGATCGTGTAATTGAAATTAAAGTTAAAAAAGATAAATATTACACAATCATCGTGGAATTATTTGATAAAGGAAATATCATTCTTTTAGATGAAGACAATAACATCATACAACCCCTTAAAAGAAAACAGTTAAGTGACAGAGACATTAGTTCCAAAAGAGAATATCAATTTCCCGAAGAAAGAGGAATTAATCCAATTAGTGTAAATGAGGAAGAATTTAAAGAACTGTTCATTGAAGACAGCGACATTGTCAGAACACTTGCGAGAAATGGATTGGGCAGTTTGTATGCCGAAGAAATCATTGCAAGAGCAAACAATATCGTCCCTGTTGATAAAAACACACTTAACAGTGAAGCAACAGAAGAGCAGATTTCCGCATTATATAAAGGGCTTGAAGACTTATTCAATAATTTAAAAAATGACTCAATAAAACCGCAAATTGTAAAAAAAGACACCAAAGAAGATGTAGTCCCATTGGATTTAGTAAAATATAATGATTTTGAGAAAACCAATTTCAAATCATTCAATGAGGCATGCGATGAATTTTATTCCAAAAAAGTAAACACTACCATAAAAGACATTAAAGAATCAGCATGGAATAAAAAAGTAAACAAGTTCGAAAAACGATTACGTTTACAACAAGAAACACTTGATAATTTTAACACTACTATCGAAGAAGGTCAACATAAAGGAGAGGTTATTTATTCTAATTACTCCACCATCGAAAACATTATTAATGTTGTAAACACAGCAAGGAGTAAGGACTATTCTTTTAAAGAAATTGGAAAAACCTTGAAAAAAGCTAAAAAAGACGGCATGCAGGAAGCTCAAATCTATGAATCCATTGATAAATTAGGTGTTTTAACTTTAAAAATAGATGACACTTCATTGATTATTGATCCAAAGTTAACAATTGCTGAAAATGCTGAAACTTATTATGAAAAAGCTAAAAAAGCAAAACGTAAAACAAAAGGTGCTCTGATAGCAATTGAAAATACTAAAAAACAACTGGAAGACATCAAATCTAAAAAAGACATTGCCATGGAAAACATTTCAACACCTAAAAAGAGAGTTAAAAAGGACCTCAAATGGTATGAAAAGATGAGATGGTTCATCAGTTCAGAAGGCATTCTGGTTGTTGGCGGTCGTGATGCAAACAGTAACGAGAATGTTGTAAAAAAATATTTGGAACCTAATGATATTTATTTGCATGCAGACATACACGGTGCATCATCAACTGTTATAAAATTAAGTGGTAATGATTTAAATGACAATATCCTTAAAGAATCAGGAGAGTTTGCAGCATCATTTTCATCTGCTTGGTCAAAAGGTTTCACATCCCAAGACGTATTTTGGGTTCATCCTGACCAAGTTTCAAAAACACCTGAGGCTGGAGAATTTTTAGCCAAAGGGTCATTTGTCATAAGAGGCCATAGAAATTACATCAGAGGTGCAAGAGTAAAACTCGCTATCGGAATTGTTGATTATGAAGGAAAAAGAATAATGGCCGGACCAATTGATGCAATGGAAGCCCACTGTGAAAATTTTGTTGTTTTAAAACCAGGATTTACAAAAAAAGAAGCAATAGCTAAAAAAATAATCAATAGAATAAATGAGGATGACTTACTCACCCTTGATGACATTATAAGAGTACTTCCATCCGGAAAATGTGACATCGATGAAGAATACCATGAGCGAAAAAAATATGAAAAATATTAA
- a CDS encoding metal-dependent hydrolase, translated as MEIRWLGHSAFEIISDDNVKILIDPFISNNPACQVPVEELNPDIILLTHGHSDHFGDALEISNSTNAPIACIHEISLFLSKQGIRNISVNIGGSFIFRNIKFTMLDAKHSSDIDIVEETVPGGSAASFLITFEDGTKIFHAGDTGLFGDMKDVIGSIYKPDVVLIPIGDKFTMGPFEAALASMWLNPKVVIPMHYNTFPPIEQDPAIFANFVSQFNPNIDVVVMNPDEYFEFNPEDYQD; from the coding sequence ATGGAAATTAGATGGTTAGGTCATTCAGCCTTTGAAATCATTAGCGATGATAATGTAAAAATATTGATTGATCCGTTTATAAGCAATAACCCTGCTTGTCAAGTTCCCGTTGAAGAATTAAACCCTGATATTATTTTACTTACACATGGACATTCTGACCATTTTGGTGATGCTTTAGAAATCTCCAACAGTACTAATGCACCAATAGCATGTATCCATGAAATATCACTCTTTTTATCTAAACAAGGTATTAGAAACATTAGTGTAAATATTGGCGGATCATTTATATTCAGAAATATTAAATTTACAATGCTTGATGCAAAACATTCATCAGATATTGATATTGTTGAAGAAACTGTTCCTGGTGGAAGTGCCGCCAGTTTCTTAATAACCTTTGAAGACGGTACAAAAATATTCCATGCCGGAGACACAGGCCTTTTTGGTGATATGAAAGATGTTATTGGGAGTATTTACAAACCGGATGTTGTTTTGATTCCTATTGGTGATAAATTCACTATGGGTCCATTTGAAGCAGCTCTTGCTTCCATGTGGTTAAATCCAAAAGTAGTTATTCCAATGCATTATAATACATTCCCGCCTATAGAACAGGACCCTGCAATATTTGCAAACTTTGTTAGTCAGTTCAATCCCAACATTGATGTTGTGGTAATGAATCCTGATGAATATTTTGAATTTAATCCTGAAGATTATCAGGATTAA
- a CDS encoding class III signal peptide-containing protein: MKKIKPFINENSGQGAAEYILLFGGVIVIALLALTIYRTYMETSDTSLKAKDDIMDVRNTILDNRTHV, encoded by the coding sequence ATGAAAAAAATAAAACCATTCATCAATGAAAACTCAGGCCAAGGGGCCGCAGAATATATACTCCTTTTCGGAGGAGTAATAGTAATTGCTTTACTAGCTCTTACCATATACAGAACATATATGGAAACAAGTGACACCAGCTTAAAAGCAAAAGACGACATCATGGACGTCAGGAATACGATTCTTGACAACAGAACCCATGTGTAA
- a CDS encoding class III signal peptide-containing protein has protein sequence MTTEPMCKKIDNKGQGSAELILIVGGLIVIVLFVASYMSNMTQKMQTNIHNFLKVERDYLINKI, from the coding sequence TTGACAACAGAACCCATGTGTAAAAAAATAGATAACAAAGGGCAGGGAAGTGCTGAATTAATCTTAATTGTTGGCGGATTAATCGTAATTGTGCTCTTTGTTGCAAGCTACATGTCCAACATGACTCAAAAAATGCAAACAAACATACATAATTTCTTAAAAGTAGAAAGAGATTATTTAATAAATAAAATTTGA
- the fwdF gene encoding tungsten-dependent formylmethanofuran dehydrogenase subunit FwdF — protein sequence MFSIERDGEEHRKLHYKDVNCVGCGICVDVCPTSSLRLGPIVPIARGLIEMDLVSITEDSCVYCGLCSVACPFGALSLEINHDKIKKMDNYPFWETETNIDDEECIYCGRCYSVCPSDSILFERKLPDPVSLIRGEIDIDKDKCIYCGFCSDLCPAEAIIIKNEPLSSVDLLNNSIEVDLSKCVQCGVCKRICPESAIRQICSTCMLIDEIKVPEITGKTFISEESCVNCSWCSDICPVNAITITKPFEGNLELIENMEEGKICKGESCHACLDVCPCNAVNIENGKSVTNLDFCNLCGACVTACPQNIRILTRTDMKLTNINSDSWAEILNTILSGK from the coding sequence ATGTTTAGTATTGAGAGAGATGGCGAAGAACATCGTAAATTACATTACAAAGATGTAAATTGTGTAGGATGTGGGATTTGTGTGGATGTTTGTCCTACTTCTTCTTTAAGATTAGGTCCCATTGTTCCTATTGCAAGAGGATTAATTGAAATGGATTTGGTTTCAATAACAGAAGATTCATGCGTATATTGCGGTTTATGTTCTGTTGCTTGTCCTTTCGGTGCATTGTCATTAGAAATTAATCATGACAAAATTAAAAAAATGGACAATTATCCGTTTTGGGAAACTGAAACAAACATTGATGACGAAGAGTGCATTTATTGCGGTAGATGTTATTCAGTATGTCCGAGTGATTCAATTCTTTTTGAAAGAAAACTTCCTGACCCTGTATCATTGATAAGGGGTGAAATTGACATAGATAAAGATAAATGTATTTATTGTGGTTTCTGTTCAGATTTATGTCCGGCTGAAGCTATAATAATTAAAAACGAACCTTTATCCAGTGTAGATTTGCTTAATAATTCAATTGAAGTTGATCTTTCTAAATGTGTTCAGTGCGGAGTTTGTAAAAGGATTTGTCCGGAATCAGCTATCCGACAAATTTGTTCTACTTGTATGTTAATTGATGAAATTAAAGTTCCGGAAATTACTGGAAAAACATTTATTTCCGAAGAATCCTGTGTAAATTGTTCATGGTGTTCTGATATTTGTCCAGTTAATGCAATCACAATTACTAAACCATTTGAAGGTAATCTAGAATTAATAGAAAATATGGAAGAAGGTAAGATTTGTAAAGGTGAATCTTGCCATGCTTGTCTGGATGTTTGTCCATGTAATGCAGTTAATATTGAAAATGGAAAATCTGTTACTAATTTGGACTTCTGTAACTTATGTGGGGCTTGTGTAACTGCATGTCCTCAAAATATCAGAATCTTAACTAGAACAGATATGAAATTAACCAATATTAATTCTGATTCATGGGCTGAAATCTTAAATACAATATTAAGTGGAAAATAG
- a CDS encoding 4Fe-4S binding protein produces MAVKIDSNLCGHIDNCPVQGLCIKLCEQGAIIEENGDVAIVPENCDDCDLCIQNCPNQAISKA; encoded by the coding sequence ATGGCAGTAAAAATAGATTCTAATTTGTGTGGACATATTGATAATTGTCCTGTGCAAGGATTATGCATAAAACTTTGTGAACAGGGTGCTATCATTGAAGAAAATGGAGATGTCGCTATAGTACCTGAAAATTGTGATGACTGCGACTTATGTATTCAAAATTGTCCAAATCAAGCCATCTCTAAAGCTTAG
- a CDS encoding phosphopantetheine adenylyltransferase, translating into MNSKKYNKVAVGGTFDKFHNGHKKLLSTAFEIANNIEIGVTSDAFGGLKGDIDPCTERMRNLKTFFKDKSNFVIVPLDDPYGTTIYDEDFDAIVVSEETEPTAMKINEIRVSKGMDPIDIVVVSFVLAYDGTPISSTRIRSGEINQKGDNINYLK; encoded by the coding sequence ATGAATTCCAAGAAATATAATAAAGTGGCTGTTGGTGGAACTTTTGACAAATTTCATAATGGTCATAAAAAATTATTATCTACTGCTTTTGAAATAGCTAATAATATTGAAATTGGAGTAACTTCCGACGCATTCGGCGGTTTAAAAGGTGATATAGATCCTTGTACGGAGAGAATGAGGAATCTTAAAACTTTTTTTAAGGATAAATCTAATTTTGTAATAGTTCCGTTAGATGATCCCTATGGAACCACCATTTACGATGAGGATTTTGACGCTATTGTTGTTAGTGAAGAAACTGAGCCTACTGCAATGAAGATAAATGAGATTAGAGTTTCTAAAGGTATGGATCCTATTGATATTGTTGTGGTTAGTTTTGTTCTAGCCTATGATGGTACACCTATTTCATCAACTCGAATTCGTAGTGGTGAAATTAATCAAAAGGGAGATAATATCAATTATTTAAAATAA
- a CDS encoding Ig-like domain-containing protein — MFFVALGATCAAEITNASITEDSNLTTDSVNSLSQEKLEVSNEVSISETNIVNSHDDNLEDYPKDDSLISRGDSYYEDNGEQVLGLANDADENLSVADHPSVLSVSSNDDTLSQSMATKLSVSNTHYGKSATYFKVTLQDSTGKALSNQKISLKVNSKTYSANTDKDGIATVKTAALAVGTYSVTVTYAGSGNYSSKSLTKNVKVLSSVTGNDLTKYYGDSTYYSATLWKDNERLSYTKVTFNVGGKKYTVTSNINGVAKFKAELNPGKYTITTTNPYTDEKLNNTLVVNKDNTNIAGKSKAYILMKNEYSYEVNLTTAHGSPVKDAKVYFSYGGKTVTATTDSTGKASIVIPGLERGTYNITYTFKGNTGLNASSSSGTIVVKYASNKLIASDLTMTYKDGSQFSVKLTDNKGNVLSGKTIKFTVNDKVSRVKTDSNGIAKLDLSDLKPGTYKVNYSYSSPGSSGYNYGSKNLVINKITLKISAGNLVMKYRDGSMYKATVKDSAGKVVKNVGVKFTIDGKTYTKKTDSKGVAKLKITCTPGNYPIKSYVSSSYYKSSAVNKKVVVNGTKFTAKDLYVANGNGVTYSVKVTDIKNKIVKGAVVKFTFKGKKYTRKTDSSGIAKVFLGQASPGNHKVHFAQDSSTGTRTIHVIHKLTLKQVISASQYVKNYVLDNSKLPSKIKIDKIEISTATYLYVASNAIIKLSSGKNSDYAYLKTIKYPAKAGEASDMGNLEDYLAVAKDVVKTANANGQMPNFVSSSLGDIGYKGLVYAFARVVAYYDDEGVMPSQVEITSLSDSSLTSKLNSKNTISDLAAYLAASTNCQVNNAKIKQLVTKLTEGLTSDKAKATAIYNYVRDAISYSFYYDTKYGAVGTLEAGSGNCVDHSHLLVAMYRTAGLPARYVHGTCTFTSGTYGHVWTQVLIGNTWVVSDATSSRNSFGNVVNWNADSYSLKGYYPSIAF, encoded by the coding sequence ATGTTTTTTGTTGCTCTGGGAGCTACATGTGCAGCGGAAATTACAAATGCTTCAATTACAGAAGATTCAAATTTAACTACTGATAGTGTGAATTCACTATCTCAAGAAAAATTAGAAGTTTCTAACGAGGTTTCTATCTCAGAAACTAATATAGTTAATTCTCATGATGATAATTTAGAAGATTATCCTAAAGATGACTCTTTGATAAGCAGGGGGGATTCTTATTATGAGGATAATGGGGAACAAGTATTAGGTCTTGCAAATGATGCTGATGAAAACTTATCTGTGGCAGATCACCCGTCTGTTTTGAGTGTTTCATCCAATGATGATACACTTTCCCAGTCAATGGCAACTAAATTGTCTGTGTCCAATACACACTACGGTAAGTCTGCTACATATTTCAAGGTAACTTTGCAGGACAGTACAGGTAAAGCTTTAAGCAATCAAAAAATTTCTTTAAAAGTTAACAGTAAAACTTATTCAGCTAACACTGATAAAGATGGTATTGCAACTGTCAAAACTGCAGCTTTAGCTGTAGGAACTTACTCTGTTACAGTTACCTATGCTGGCAGTGGTAATTACAGTTCAAAATCTCTTACAAAAAATGTTAAAGTTTTATCTTCAGTAACTGGAAACGATTTGACAAAGTATTATGGTGATTCTACTTATTACTCTGCAACTTTATGGAAAGATAATGAAAGATTATCATATACTAAAGTTACATTTAATGTTGGTGGTAAAAAATATACAGTTACTTCCAATATAAATGGGGTTGCAAAGTTTAAAGCAGAACTCAATCCTGGTAAATATACAATTACAACAACTAATCCGTATACAGATGAAAAATTGAACAATACATTAGTTGTCAATAAAGATAACACTAATATTGCAGGTAAATCTAAGGCGTATATCCTTATGAAAAATGAATATTCATATGAGGTTAATTTAACTACTGCTCATGGCAGTCCTGTTAAAGATGCTAAAGTATACTTCTCTTATGGTGGTAAAACTGTAACTGCTACAACAGACTCTACTGGGAAAGCATCAATTGTTATTCCTGGTCTAGAAAGGGGTACTTACAACATAACCTATACTTTCAAAGGAAATACTGGGTTAAATGCCTCTTCTTCATCCGGTACAATTGTTGTTAAATATGCCAGCAATAAACTTATTGCTTCAGATTTAACAATGACTTATAAGGATGGATCCCAATTTTCTGTTAAACTAACAGACAATAAGGGAAATGTTTTATCTGGAAAGACAATTAAGTTCACTGTAAACGATAAAGTATCTCGTGTTAAAACAGATTCAAATGGTATTGCTAAGTTGGATTTAAGCGATTTAAAACCGGGTACTTATAAAGTTAATTATTCCTATTCCTCACCTGGATCTAGTGGATATAATTACGGATCTAAAAATCTTGTAATTAATAAAATTACACTTAAGATAAGTGCCGGAAACTTGGTGATGAAGTATAGGGACGGTTCAATGTATAAGGCAACCGTTAAAGATTCAGCTGGAAAAGTTGTTAAAAATGTAGGGGTCAAATTTACTATTGATGGTAAAACATACACTAAAAAGACAGACTCCAAGGGTGTTGCTAAATTAAAAATAACCTGCACTCCAGGTAATTATCCTATAAAATCTTATGTTTCAAGTAGCTATTATAAATCCAGTGCAGTAAATAAGAAGGTTGTAGTCAATGGAACAAAATTCACTGCTAAAGACCTTTATGTTGCAAATGGTAATGGTGTTACTTATTCTGTTAAAGTAACAGATATTAAAAATAAAATAGTAAAAGGTGCTGTTGTTAAATTTACATTTAAAGGTAAAAAATACACCAGAAAAACAGATTCTAGCGGTATTGCTAAAGTCTTTTTGGGACAAGCATCTCCTGGAAATCATAAGGTTCACTTTGCTCAGGACTCCAGTACAGGAACAAGAACAATTCATGTTATCCATAAGTTGACATTAAAGCAAGTTATTTCAGCTTCCCAATATGTAAAAAATTATGTATTGGATAACAGTAAATTGCCATCAAAAATTAAGATTGATAAAATTGAAATTTCTACCGCTACTTATTTATATGTGGCTTCTAATGCTATTATAAAATTAAGTTCTGGTAAAAATTCAGATTATGCTTATTTAAAAACAATAAAATACCCAGCTAAAGCAGGTGAAGCTTCTGATATGGGTAATTTAGAAGATTATTTAGCTGTTGCTAAAGATGTTGTAAAAACTGCAAACGCAAATGGTCAAATGCCTAATTTCGTAAGCTCCAGTTTAGGAGATATAGGTTATAAGGGCTTAGTTTATGCATTCGCTCGTGTTGTTGCATATTATGATGATGAAGGCGTCATGCCATCACAAGTGGAAATTACATCTTTAAGTGATTCAAGTTTAACTAGTAAATTAAACTCTAAAAACACTATTAGTGATTTGGCGGCGTACTTGGCTGCTTCAACAAACTGTCAAGTTAACAACGCTAAAATTAAGCAGTTAGTTACTAAGTTAACAGAGGGTCTTACTTCAGATAAAGCTAAAGCTACGGCAATATACAATTATGTGCGTGATGCAATCTCTTATAGTTTCTATTATGACACTAAATATGGTGCCGTTGGAACTTTAGAGGCTGGAAGTGGAAATTGTGTAGACCATTCACATTTGCTTGTTGCAATGTATAGAACTGCAGGTTTACCTGCAAGATATGTGCATGGAACTTGTACTTTCACAAGTGGTACATATGGTCATGTTTGGACTCAAGTTTTAATCGGGAACACATGGGTTGTTAGTGACGCTACAAGTTCAAGGAACTCGTTTGGAAACGTAGTAAATTGGAATGCTGATTCATATAGCCTTAAAGGTTATTATCCAAGTATTGCATTTTAA